ATGAGCGCGCCCAGACCGGAGAGAAGAGGCTCGGCCGGCCTTCCTTTTTCCCCTGTCAAGTTGCGCATCTCGTACACGCCGCCGACGACGCACAGTCCGAGAAGGATCACCCAGCGCCAGGTGGAGCCGTTCCAGGCACAGAAGAGAAAAACACCGGCCCAGACCAAGCCGGACAGGATTCGGATGAGAAAATTCGTTTTATTTTCTTCCATGGCCTTGTTCCGTGCAGGCTAATCGAAAGTGGTCTCGAAATCAACCACACCGTCCCCCCGGACGGTGACCGTCAAGTGGTAGGCGCCGGCCTCCTCGAGGTAACCGCCGGAAACCATCCGCCGAGCGTCCGACGAATCACCGTAGTCGAGCGTCACATCGCTTTCTCCGAGAGGCTCGACGACGACGGTCGTCTCCCCACCCGCGTCCAAGGTTCCGATGGTGTACGCGTCCCCATCCTCCAGGGTGAGGACGACCTGGGTGAGCGGCCCGCCGCCGGCGTTGATCACCGTCACCCGGGGATACCCGCCGGAGCAGGATGTCAACAGGACCGCCAGGAGCAGAATCCTTCTCCACGCGTTCATCGTTTTACATCCGTCCCGACGCCGCCGAAGCGGCGTTCCCGTCCCTCGTAGTCCTTGAGCGCCCGGTAGAGCTCCTCCCTGGAAAACGCGGGCCAGAAGACCCCGGTGAGGTAGAGCTCGGCGTAGGCTATCTGCCAGAGCAGGAAATCGGAGACGCGCAGCTCGCCCGAGGTCCGAATCAAGAGGTCCACCTCGGGCTGACCGGCGGTGTAGAGCATTTGGTCGAAGGCGCGCTCGTCCACAAGGCCTTCGGGCAGCGTCCCGGTTCTCTCCTCCTCCAGCAGGCGGTTGACCGCGCCCAGAATCTCCGACCGTCCGCCGTAGCTCACCGCCAGGTTGAGGTTGAGCCCGGTGTTCTTGGCCGTCATCTCCTCGTCCTCGACGATGGCCCCCCGCACCGCTTCGGGGAGCATCCCCCGTTCGCCGAGGGACCGGAAGCGGATGTTGGAGTACATCATCTCCCCGAGCTCGCTTTTGAGGTACTTGACCAACAGGCGCATCAGGACGTCCACCTCGGCCTTGGGGCGCTTCCAGTTGTCCAGGCTGAAGGCGTACAGGGTGAGCGACTCGATGAGGAGGTCGCCGCAGGCGCGGGTGATGTCCTTGGCCCGCTCCATGCCGCGGCGGTGGCCGAAGATGCGCGGCTTGCCGCGAGCGGCGGCCCAACGGCCGTTGCCGTCCATGATAATAGCCACATGGCGCGGGAGCCGCGTGAAGCGCGGAACCTTGGGCTTCTCTTTCTGGGTGTCGAAACGGGGCATAACATGTCCTGCCGGACGGTGAGCGGCCCGAATATTTTGATGGGAACGTGGAAACCGTCCCCATTGTAAGTTACTTCCGCCGAAGTTGCCATGCCGCCGTGATTCCGCCCGGACCATACCGCTCCCCGCCTCTGAGATGGACATCTTTTACTTAATCAGTTTATACTTTAAAGAGTTTTTATTTATAAACACTCGCAGGGAGGGATATTAAGATGAAGGAACGCCTTACACTACCGGCCCTGATCCTGCTGGGTCTGGCCATGACCCTTTCCGGCTGCACCAGCACCAGCGACTCCGGCGGCGGTGGCGACGGAGACGATAATTCAGGTGAGCTCGGATGGGCGCTCGACCTGGCCGATCCCGCCGCCGAGGGAGAGATGGACGACCCCAGTTTACTGAGATTCAGAGGCACGCTGGTGGACGACACCGGCAGGATTGACGACCAGGGGACGTGGCTCTTCTACTACGGAGATCTGGAAGGCGACCGGCAGCAGGTGCTGGCGGTAAATGT
Above is a window of bacterium DNA encoding:
- a CDS encoding isoprenyl transferase, yielding MPRFDTQKEKPKVPRFTRLPRHVAIIMDGNGRWAAARGKPRIFGHRRGMERAKDITRACGDLLIESLTLYAFSLDNWKRPKAEVDVLMRLLVKYLKSELGEMMYSNIRFRSLGERGMLPEAVRGAIVEDEEMTAKNTGLNLNLAVSYGGRSEILGAVNRLLEEERTGTLPEGLVDERAFDQMLYTAGQPEVDLLIRTSGELRVSDFLLWQIAYAELYLTGVFWPAFSREELYRALKDYEGRERRFGGVGTDVKR